Proteins found in one Sphingomonas sp. SORGH_AS_0879 genomic segment:
- a CDS encoding entericidin A/B family lipoprotein produces MRKLMGLAIVAGALLVSACNTVEGVGRDVSSAGNTVAKTADDAK; encoded by the coding sequence ATGCGTAAGCTCATGGGTCTGGCGATCGTCGCCGGTGCGCTGCTGGTCAGCGCCTGCAACACCGTCGAAGGCGTGGGTCGCGACGTCAGCTCGGCGGGCAACACGGTCGCCAAGACGGCGGACGACGCCAAGTAA
- a CDS encoding response regulator — protein sequence MSLGQQLAPHLPFLRRYGRALTGSQMHGDKYVRATLEAIVAAPDQFPRDVDPRLGLYRMFQGIWSSANYDELDNDGADADGNEGVARARLARMTPLSRQALLLTAMEGFTPEDAAYLIDVEPSEVEALVSEALAEIEQQTRARVLIIEDEPIIAMDIETIVRDLGHEVTGVAVTRDEAVALAMEDRPGLVLADIQLADDSSGIDAVKDILAEFEVPVIFITAFPERLLTGERPEPTFLITKPFQRSTVKAAISQALFFDQSTVPAE from the coding sequence ATGTCGCTTGGACAGCAGCTTGCGCCCCATCTTCCCTTCCTGCGGCGCTACGGCCGGGCCCTGACGGGCAGCCAGATGCACGGCGACAAATATGTTCGCGCCACGCTGGAGGCAATCGTGGCAGCCCCCGACCAGTTCCCGCGCGACGTCGATCCGCGCCTGGGGCTGTACCGGATGTTCCAGGGCATCTGGTCGTCGGCCAATTACGACGAACTCGACAATGACGGTGCGGATGCCGACGGCAATGAAGGGGTGGCGCGCGCGCGTCTCGCCCGCATGACCCCCTTGTCGCGTCAGGCGCTGTTGCTGACCGCGATGGAGGGTTTCACGCCCGAGGATGCGGCCTATCTGATCGATGTCGAGCCCAGCGAGGTCGAGGCGCTCGTGTCCGAAGCGCTGGCCGAGATCGAGCAGCAGACCCGTGCCCGCGTGCTGATCATCGAGGACGAACCGATCATCGCGATGGATATCGAGACGATCGTGCGCGACCTGGGCCATGAGGTGACCGGCGTCGCCGTGACCCGCGACGAGGCGGTCGCGCTGGCGATGGAGGATCGTCCGGGCCTCGTCCTGGCCGACATCCAGCTTGCCGACGACAGTTCGGGCATCGACGCGGTGAAGGACATTCTGGCCGAATTCGAGGTTCCGGTGATCTTCATCACCGCCTTCCCCGAACGGCTGCTGACCGGCGAGCGGCCGGAGCCGACCTTCCTGATCACCAAGCCCTTCCAGCGATCGACCGTGAAGGCGGCGATCAGTCAGGCGCTGTTCTTCGATCAGAGCACGGTCCCGGCCGAATAA
- a CDS encoding glycoside hydrolase family 3 N-terminal domain-containing protein, with amino-acid sequence MIPVIFGLSGPVLTPDERAFFASVEPAGYILFKRNIVDRAQVRALTDDLRVLAGREDLAILIDQEGGRVARMGPPEWPAFPAGPAFARLYGTAPMSAIQAMRANGQALGVMLREVGITVDCAPLLDVAQADTTEAIACRAYGAEPMQVAALGRAMLEGLAAGGVVGVVKHMPGHGRALVDSHHLLPTVTANETELEADLEPFRTLNAAPMGMTSHIVFQAWDAERPATLSPVIVEQVIRQRIGFDGLLMTDDIDMKALSGTAGEKAAGALSAGCDLVLDCWARMDEMVEIAGRVPPITEQARARLDRAMASVGPGEGDFDELIARRDALLALVN; translated from the coding sequence ATGATCCCCGTTATCTTCGGCCTGTCGGGCCCGGTGCTGACCCCCGACGAGCGCGCCTTCTTTGCCTCGGTCGAACCGGCGGGCTATATCCTGTTCAAGCGTAATATCGTCGATCGCGCACAGGTCCGCGCGCTGACCGACGATCTGCGCGTGCTGGCGGGACGGGAGGATCTGGCGATCCTGATCGATCAGGAAGGGGGCCGCGTCGCCCGGATGGGGCCGCCCGAATGGCCCGCTTTCCCGGCGGGACCGGCCTTCGCCAGACTCTATGGCACCGCGCCCATGTCGGCGATCCAGGCGATGCGCGCCAATGGCCAGGCACTGGGCGTAATGTTGCGCGAAGTCGGGATCACCGTCGATTGCGCACCCTTGCTCGACGTCGCGCAAGCCGACACGACCGAGGCGATCGCCTGCCGCGCTTATGGGGCCGAGCCGATGCAGGTCGCCGCGCTGGGCCGGGCGATGCTGGAGGGGCTGGCGGCGGGGGGCGTGGTCGGCGTGGTCAAGCACATGCCGGGCCATGGCCGCGCGCTGGTCGATTCCCACCATCTGCTCCCCACCGTCACCGCCAACGAGACGGAACTGGAGGCCGATCTGGAACCCTTCCGCACCCTGAACGCCGCGCCGATGGGCATGACCAGCCATATCGTCTTTCAGGCATGGGATGCCGAGCGCCCCGCGACCCTGTCGCCGGTCATCGTCGAGCAGGTCATTCGCCAGCGGATCGGTTTCGACGGACTGCTGATGACCGACGATATCGACATGAAGGCGTTGTCCGGCACCGCAGGCGAGAAGGCGGCGGGAGCCCTGTCGGCGGGGTGCGATCTGGTCCTGGATTGCTGGGCGCGGATGGACGAGATGGTCGAGATTGCGGGCCGCGTGCCCCCGATCACCGAACAGGCCCGCGCCCGGCTGGACCGCGCAATGGCGAGCGTCGGACCGGGCGAGGGTGATTTCGACGAACTGATCGCCCGCCGCGACGCGCTCTTGGCCCTCGTCAACTAG
- the tatB gene encoding Sec-independent protein translocase protein TatB, whose protein sequence is MFNIDSSEFLLVAIVALVVIGPKDLPKAMRVVGYWVGKARGVSRQFRQGFDNMVREAELEEMEKRWAAENERIMREHAADAPSAPALDAPHAGSEPAAHAADGDQAAHQDHSDQPVMVEKPVVAPAPAEPAPHGPRPNEGAAS, encoded by the coding sequence ATGTTCAACATCGACTCGAGCGAGTTCCTGCTGGTCGCCATCGTGGCGCTGGTCGTGATCGGTCCCAAGGATTTGCCCAAGGCGATGCGTGTCGTCGGCTATTGGGTGGGCAAGGCGCGTGGCGTGTCGCGCCAGTTCCGGCAGGGCTTCGACAATATGGTGCGCGAAGCCGAGCTGGAGGAAATGGAGAAGCGCTGGGCGGCGGAGAATGAGCGCATCATGCGCGAACATGCCGCCGACGCGCCGTCCGCTCCTGCGCTCGACGCCCCCCATGCCGGTTCCGAACCCGCGGCCCATGCGGCGGACGGGGACCAGGCGGCGCATCAGGACCATAGCGACCAGCCGGTCATGGTCGAAAAGCCGGTCGTCGCTCCCGCACCCGCCGAGCCCGCGCCGCATGGCCCGCGTCCCAATGAGGGGGCGGCGTCATGA
- the argS gene encoding arginine--tRNA ligase: protein MTLYTRFAAHIDAALDTLVAAGTLPGGLDRRNVTVEPPRDASHGDLATNAAMVLAKPAGTNPRALAEAIAAELGKLDEVESVSVAGPGFLNMRLTDAAWRDELAAIPQAGADYGRSTRGAGVTVNIEYVSANPTGPMHMGHCRGAVVGDALATLLEFAGHKVIREYYVNDAGGQVDVLARSAHLRYREALGATIEIPEGLYPGEYLKPIGAELAAEYGDCYVSAPESEWLILFRTRAVAAMMAMIREDLALLGIHHDLFSSEAELQAAGKPEAAEAELRSRGLVYDGVLEAPKGETPEDWEPVELPLFRSSQFGDDQDRPIKKSNGAWTYFGADLAYHYQKAQTADQLIDIWGADHAGTVKRIVAAVEALTGGKTKFDVKLVQMVRLLRGGEPVKMSKRAGNFVTLADVVREVGKDVVRFTMLTRRSDAQMDFDFAKVVEASKDNPVFYVQYAHARIASLKRRAAEAGISLDNGGGAADLSLLDTEDLALVKLAAQFPRIVETAAAAREPHRIAFYLYDLAAAFHAAWNVGNDRPDRRFLIAENAEVTRARLFLSDGIGQIIRNGLALMGVEAVSEMK from the coding sequence ATGACGCTCTACACCCGCTTTGCCGCGCATATCGATGCGGCGCTGGACACGCTGGTCGCCGCCGGCACGTTGCCCGGCGGGCTGGATCGCCGCAACGTCACGGTCGAGCCGCCGCGCGACGCGAGCCATGGCGACCTCGCCACCAACGCCGCGATGGTGCTCGCCAAGCCTGCCGGAACCAACCCCCGCGCGCTGGCGGAGGCCATCGCGGCCGAACTGGGCAAGCTGGACGAAGTGGAGAGCGTCTCGGTCGCGGGGCCGGGCTTTCTCAACATGCGACTGACCGATGCGGCATGGCGCGACGAGCTGGCTGCGATCCCGCAGGCGGGGGCCGACTATGGCCGATCGACGCGCGGGGCTGGCGTGACCGTCAATATCGAATATGTCTCGGCCAATCCGACCGGCCCGATGCATATGGGCCATTGCCGCGGCGCGGTGGTGGGCGACGCGCTCGCTACCCTGCTGGAGTTTGCGGGGCACAAGGTCATCCGCGAATATTATGTCAACGATGCGGGCGGGCAGGTCGACGTCCTCGCCCGCTCGGCGCATCTGCGCTACCGCGAGGCGCTGGGCGCGACGATCGAAATCCCCGAGGGGCTCTATCCGGGCGAGTATCTGAAGCCGATCGGTGCCGAACTCGCCGCCGAATATGGCGACTGTTACGTGTCCGCGCCGGAGAGCGAATGGCTGATCCTGTTCCGCACCCGCGCGGTGGCGGCGATGATGGCGATGATCCGCGAGGATCTGGCGCTGCTCGGCATCCATCACGACCTGTTTTCCTCCGAGGCAGAGTTGCAGGCAGCGGGCAAGCCCGAGGCCGCCGAGGCCGAATTGCGGTCGCGCGGCCTGGTCTATGACGGCGTGCTGGAGGCTCCCAAGGGCGAGACGCCCGAGGATTGGGAGCCGGTCGAACTGCCGCTGTTCCGCTCCAGCCAGTTCGGCGACGACCAGGACCGCCCGATCAAGAAGTCGAACGGCGCCTGGACCTATTTCGGCGCCGACCTGGCCTATCATTACCAGAAGGCACAGACGGCGGACCAGTTGATCGACATCTGGGGCGCCGACCATGCGGGCACCGTCAAGCGGATCGTGGCGGCGGTCGAGGCGCTAACCGGCGGCAAGACCAAGTTCGACGTGAAGCTGGTCCAGATGGTCCGCCTGCTGCGCGGCGGCGAGCCGGTGAAGATGTCGAAGCGCGCGGGCAATTTCGTGACGCTCGCCGATGTGGTGCGCGAGGTCGGCAAGGATGTGGTGCGCTTCACCATGCTGACCCGGCGCTCGGACGCGCAAATGGACTTCGACTTCGCCAAGGTGGTCGAGGCGTCGAAGGACAATCCGGTCTTCTACGTGCAATACGCCCATGCCCGTATCGCCTCGCTGAAGCGGCGCGCGGCGGAGGCGGGTATCAGCCTGGACAATGGGGGCGGCGCGGCCGACCTGTCCCTGCTTGATACGGAAGACCTGGCGCTGGTGAAGCTGGCGGCGCAGTTCCCGCGCATCGTCGAGACGGCGGCGGCGGCGCGCGAGCCGCATCGAATCGCCTTTTATCTCTATGATCTGGCGGCGGCTTTCCATGCGGCGTGGAATGTCGGTAACGACCGTCCCGACCGCCGCTTCCTGATCGCCGAGAATGCCGAGGTCACGCGCGCGCGTCTTTTCCTCAGCGACGGGATCGGGCAAATCATTCGTAACGGTTTGGCGCTCATGGGTGTCGAAGCGGTTTCGGAGATGAAGTGA
- a CDS encoding class I SAM-dependent methyltransferase, giving the protein MRAFACSGSIRRRHVPSAVTAEEGVEASRFFDRRYDGAVMVGLLFLLSEERQRQVLARIADILHPGGHLLFSAPEQSCQWTDSLTGQLSRSLGLAEYRRILNEIGCPLVECYRDEGGNHYCYARRSDYRS; this is encoded by the coding sequence ATGCGGGCTTTCGCATGTTCGGGATCGATCCGTCGCCGCCATGTGCCAAGCGCGGTCACGGCGGAGGAAGGGGTCGAAGCCAGCCGCTTTTTCGACCGCCGATACGATGGCGCGGTCATGGTCGGACTGCTCTTCCTGCTCAGCGAGGAGCGACAGCGCCAGGTCCTCGCCCGCATCGCCGACATTCTGCACCCCGGTGGGCATTTGCTGTTCAGCGCACCGGAACAGTCATGTCAGTGGACCGACAGCCTGACCGGCCAACTTTCCCGATCGCTCGGTCTTGCGGAGTATCGCCGCATTCTCAACGAGATCGGTTGCCCACTGGTCGAGTGCTATCGGGATGAGGGGGGCAACCATTATTGCTACGCCCGGCGGTCGGATTATCGAAGCTGA
- a CDS encoding sigma-70 family RNA polymerase sigma factor has product MTQPQTRDDIEADAPVEHVALPDSEFKAELARVIPHLRAFGRSLSGSRDLADDLVQETLLKAWAARQRFQAGTNMRAWTFIILRNLYLSQMRRARFKGEWDDLVADRILAAPASQDRHVELGDMQRALMHLPQPQREALILVGAGGFAYEEAAEICNVAVGTIKSRVARGRVALEAILTEGSLPSRRLHETDSSKTALDTIMGDVDQLSGGR; this is encoded by the coding sequence ATGACGCAGCCACAGACGCGGGACGATATCGAGGCCGACGCACCCGTCGAGCACGTCGCCCTGCCCGATTCCGAATTCAAGGCCGAGCTGGCGCGTGTGATCCCGCATCTTCGCGCTTTCGGACGTTCGCTGTCCGGCAGCCGCGATCTGGCCGACGATCTGGTGCAGGAAACGCTGCTCAAGGCCTGGGCCGCGCGCCAGCGATTCCAGGCGGGCACGAATATGCGGGCCTGGACCTTCATCATCCTGCGCAACCTGTATCTGTCGCAGATGCGTCGTGCGCGCTTCAAGGGCGAGTGGGACGATCTGGTCGCCGACCGTATCCTGGCGGCTCCGGCCAGCCAGGACCGCCATGTCGAACTGGGCGATATGCAACGCGCGCTGATGCACCTGCCGCAGCCGCAGCGCGAAGCGCTGATCCTGGTCGGTGCGGGTGGCTTCGCCTATGAAGAGGCGGCGGAAATCTGCAACGTCGCGGTCGGCACGATCAAGAGCCGCGTCGCGCGTGGCCGCGTCGCGCTGGAGGCGATCCTGACCGAAGGCTCGCTGCCATCGCGTCGCCTGCACGAAACCGACAGCAGCAAGACCGCGCTCGACACGATCATGGGCGATGTCGACCAGTTGAGCGGCGGGCGGTAA
- a CDS encoding ScpA family protein has protein sequence MTGEQLTLDLDGWEGPLDLLLSLARSQKVDLRQISILALVEQFLRFVDRAGRMQLELAADYLVMAAWLAYLKSALLLPRQPEEEPDPEEMALRLQLRLERLAAMREAGARLMARDRLGRDVFPRGAPEGLAVQRKAMWQAELYDLIAAYGRINARTRPVMHVVADRQVMTLEAALERVSMLVGSRIDWSAIETFLPDGSERLRRSALASSFLAVLELARQGKVELCQTAPFAPLLIRQPA, from the coding sequence ATGACGGGGGAACAGCTGACGCTCGATCTGGACGGGTGGGAAGGGCCGTTGGACCTGTTGCTGTCGCTCGCGCGGTCGCAAAAGGTCGATCTGCGACAGATTTCCATCCTCGCCTTGGTCGAGCAATTTCTGCGCTTCGTCGATCGGGCGGGGCGGATGCAGCTGGAACTGGCCGCCGATTATCTGGTGATGGCGGCGTGGCTCGCCTATCTCAAATCCGCGCTGCTGCTGCCGCGCCAGCCCGAAGAGGAGCCCGATCCGGAAGAGATGGCGCTGCGCCTGCAACTCCGGCTCGAACGGCTGGCGGCGATGCGCGAGGCGGGCGCGCGATTGATGGCGCGCGATCGGCTGGGACGCGACGTCTTCCCGCGCGGCGCGCCCGAAGGGCTGGCGGTGCAGCGCAAGGCGATGTGGCAAGCCGAACTCTATGACCTGATTGCCGCCTATGGCCGGATCAACGCCCGCACCCGCCCGGTGATGCATGTCGTCGCCGACCGGCAGGTGATGACGCTGGAGGCCGCGCTGGAGCGGGTGTCGATGCTGGTCGGCAGCCGCATCGACTGGTCGGCGATCGAGACCTTCCTGCCGGACGGCAGCGAGCGGCTGCGTCGGTCGGCGCTGGCGTCGAGCTTCCTGGCGGTGCTGGAACTGGCGCGTCAGGGTAAGGTGGAACTCTGCCAGACTGCCCCCTTCGCGCCGCTGCTGATCCGTCAGCCCGCATGA
- a CDS encoding NepR family anti-sigma factor yields MGNKTKKTPSSAPQKGGEKDAGSALRQAYQKTVDEKIPDEMLDLLSKLG; encoded by the coding sequence TTGGGCAACAAGACGAAGAAGACGCCGTCATCCGCTCCTCAAAAGGGTGGCGAGAAGGATGCGGGCTCGGCACTTCGCCAGGCGTATCAAAAGACCGTCGACGAAAAGATTCCTGACGAGATGCTTGACCTTCTCAGCAAGCTGGGTTGA
- a CDS encoding SPOR domain-containing protein — translation MANEMNLRGDDREEDRLPWLETVEPDEPEGVGIGKVVALVILGLAFLAAVGFGLYKWQAHSAAADGGGALIAAPEGDYKVRPADPGGLKVKGEGNTAIATSAGKPGGNGAIDLRAVPEAPMNGTRVVQKPAEPNGGRNAVAQVPESGGKLVAPAPVTAARAPAAAPTANGAMVQLGAYPSESSANAAWDRFSKRFSYVAALGKVVQPVESNGKTLYRLRVNAGSANQAANICGRLRVAGESCFVAS, via the coding sequence ATGGCGAACGAGATGAACCTGCGCGGCGACGACCGGGAAGAGGATCGCCTTCCCTGGCTGGAAACCGTCGAGCCGGACGAGCCCGAGGGCGTCGGCATCGGCAAGGTGGTGGCGCTGGTCATACTGGGCCTCGCCTTCCTCGCGGCGGTCGGCTTCGGCCTGTACAAATGGCAGGCGCATAGCGCGGCGGCGGACGGCGGCGGTGCGCTGATCGCCGCGCCGGAGGGCGATTACAAGGTGCGTCCGGCCGATCCGGGCGGGCTGAAGGTGAAGGGCGAGGGCAATACCGCCATCGCGACCAGCGCGGGCAAGCCCGGTGGCAACGGGGCGATCGATTTGCGCGCCGTGCCCGAGGCACCGATGAACGGCACCCGCGTCGTCCAGAAGCCTGCCGAGCCCAATGGCGGTCGCAATGCCGTGGCACAGGTGCCCGAATCGGGCGGCAAGCTGGTCGCCCCCGCGCCGGTCACCGCCGCCCGCGCCCCCGCCGCCGCACCGACCGCCAACGGCGCGATGGTGCAACTGGGCGCCTATCCCAGCGAGTCCTCGGCCAACGCCGCCTGGGACCGCTTCTCGAAGCGCTTCTCCTATGTCGCGGCGCTGGGCAAGGTGGTCCAGCCCGTCGAGTCGAACGGCAAGACGCTGTACCGTCTGCGGGTGAATGCCGGTTCGGCCAACCAGGCCGCCAATATCTGCGGCCGCCTTCGCGTGGCGGGCGAAAGCTGCTTCGTCGCCAGCTGA
- the scpB gene encoding SMC-Scp complex subunit ScpB: MSPIDPVVRAVEAVLFASPEPMSLDSIRAYVGTGKGGDIRSALDTLEEQYRGRGITLVRRGDRWHFQTAPDLAHLLRRDREEARRLSRAGIETLAIIAYHEPVSRAEIEAIRGVAISKGTLDVLMEAGWVRPAGRREVPGRPLLYATTPAFLQHFGLTSRRDLPGIEDLRAAGLLDPVDLALERMGEDDRPADARDDDGQDD; this comes from the coding sequence ATGAGCCCGATCGACCCGGTCGTCCGCGCGGTGGAGGCGGTGCTGTTCGCCTCGCCCGAGCCGATGAGCCTCGATTCGATCCGCGCCTATGTCGGCACCGGCAAGGGCGGCGACATCCGATCCGCGCTCGATACGCTGGAAGAACAGTATCGCGGGCGGGGGATCACGTTGGTCCGTCGCGGCGACCGCTGGCATTTCCAGACCGCGCCCGATCTGGCGCATCTGCTCCGCCGCGACCGCGAGGAGGCGCGGCGACTGTCTCGTGCCGGGATCGAGACGCTGGCGATCATCGCCTATCACGAACCCGTCAGCCGCGCGGAGATCGAGGCGATTCGCGGCGTCGCCATTTCCAAGGGCACGCTCGACGTGCTGATGGAGGCGGGCTGGGTCCGCCCCGCCGGGCGGCGCGAGGTGCCGGGGCGGCCGCTCCTCTATGCGACGACGCCAGCCTTCCTCCAGCATTTCGGGCTGACCAGCCGACGCGACCTGCCCGGGATCGAGGATCTGCGCGCCGCCGGGCTGCTCGATCCGGTCGATCTGGCGCTGGAGCGGATGGGCGAGGACGACAGGCCCGCCGATGCGCGCGACGATGACGGCCAGGACGATTGA
- a CDS encoding Sec-independent protein translocase subunit TatA — protein MGSFSPIHLLVLAIVAILLLGGGRFSNLMGDVAKGVKNFKKGMAEEDEKPAKPSARIEAQKSAEPAFDRDGERVRDDR, from the coding sequence ATGGGCAGCTTCAGCCCGATTCACCTTCTCGTCCTCGCGATCGTCGCGATCCTTCTGCTCGGCGGTGGCCGCTTCTCCAACCTGATGGGCGACGTCGCCAAGGGTGTGAAGAACTTCAAGAAGGGCATGGCCGAGGAAGACGAGAAGCCCGCCAAGCCATCGGCGCGGATCGAGGCGCAGAAGTCCGCCGAGCCCGCCTTCGACCGCGATGGCGAGCGCGTGCGCGACGATCGTTGA
- a CDS encoding sensor histidine kinase: MASAPSQDTEVPERLRPAPPRLTTGAKLVFVLGGTLLILAAIAVFATLQTTRLADSEASGRLRIAANEDARAIATELMGDMTALRVAVRAMGQDPLDTPSCARAQGVFAQQSLTGARFLITDRSGRTLCGDPLPAALPMPVSGSPIGADILPGKGLVLSVAHQDGRAQARAFFPLPFLQSLIDQNSHASPIASALELDGESLTLEDMPKRGALERMKSIRTDLGIAGLVLRTSAPSAPITSSLIVALALPLLMWLAAVLIGWFVVDRLLIRPLRQLRGIVATYQPGEVLDISRVEAAPAQEIRDLADTFEAITRTVATHEAGLAEGLVRQTKLTREVHHRVKNNLQVISSLINFHARGATGPEAMAAYSSIQRRVDALAVVHRHHFAELEENRGLNLRTMIGELAANIRATAPENAAGIGISLDVAPLLVNQDVAVAVAFLVTETIELAMNCDPAAQIRVAIKPTEREGRAVVRVVSRALVETDELRHLIGKRYGRVMEGLARQLRAPLHHDPLTGAYEIAVPIVGRD; encoded by the coding sequence ATGGCCAGCGCACCATCCCAAGACACAGAGGTTCCCGAACGCCTCCGCCCCGCCCCGCCGCGTTTGACGACGGGCGCGAAACTCGTTTTCGTTCTTGGCGGTACCCTGTTGATCCTGGCCGCCATCGCGGTCTTCGCCACGCTCCAGACGACGCGGCTCGCCGATAGCGAGGCCAGCGGCCGGTTGCGCATCGCCGCGAACGAGGACGCGCGTGCCATCGCCACCGAGTTGATGGGCGACATGACCGCGCTGCGCGTCGCGGTCCGCGCCATGGGCCAGGACCCGCTCGACACGCCGAGCTGCGCACGGGCACAGGGCGTCTTCGCCCAGCAGTCGCTGACCGGCGCGCGGTTCCTGATCACCGATCGTTCGGGGCGGACGCTGTGCGGCGATCCCCTGCCCGCCGCGCTGCCCATGCCGGTCAGCGGATCGCCGATCGGGGCCGACATCCTGCCGGGCAAGGGACTGGTCCTGTCGGTCGCGCATCAGGATGGACGGGCCCAGGCCCGCGCCTTCTTCCCGCTGCCCTTCCTTCAATCGCTGATCGATCAGAACAGCCATGCCAGCCCGATCGCCTCGGCACTGGAGCTGGACGGTGAATCGCTGACCCTGGAGGACATGCCGAAGCGCGGGGCGCTGGAGCGGATGAAGTCCATCCGCACCGACCTGGGCATTGCGGGCCTGGTCCTGCGCACCTCGGCGCCGAGTGCCCCCATCACCTCGTCGCTGATCGTCGCGCTGGCGCTGCCGCTGCTGATGTGGCTGGCGGCGGTGCTGATCGGATGGTTCGTGGTGGACCGGCTGCTCATCCGGCCGCTCCGCCAGTTGCGGGGCATCGTCGCCACCTATCAGCCCGGCGAAGTCCTGGACATCAGTCGGGTCGAGGCGGCCCCCGCCCAGGAAATCCGCGACCTGGCCGACACATTCGAGGCGATCACCCGGACCGTCGCCACCCATGAGGCGGGGCTTGCCGAAGGACTGGTACGCCAGACCAAATTGACCCGCGAGGTGCATCACCGGGTCAAGAACAACCTTCAGGTCATCTCCAGCCTCATCAACTTCCACGCGCGCGGCGCGACGGGCCCCGAGGCGATGGCGGCCTATTCCTCGATCCAGCGGCGGGTCGATGCCTTGGCGGTCGTCCACCGCCATCATTTCGCCGAGCTGGAAGAAAATCGCGGGCTGAACCTGCGCACGATGATCGGCGAGTTGGCCGCCAATATCCGCGCCACCGCGCCGGAGAATGCCGCCGGGATCGGCATCTCGCTCGACGTTGCGCCGTTGCTGGTCAACCAGGACGTGGCGGTCGCCGTCGCGTTCCTCGTGACCGAGACGATCGAACTGGCGATGAACTGCGACCCAGCGGCGCAGATCCGCGTCGCGATCAAGCCTACCGAGCGGGAGGGTCGTGCGGTAGTCCGGGTCGTATCGCGCGCCCTGGTCGAAACCGACGAGCTTCGCCACCTGATCGGCAAGCGTTATGGCCGCGTGATGGAAGGGCTGGCACGACAGCTTCGCGCCCCGCTGCACCATGATCCGCTGACCGGCGCCTATGAGATCGCCGTGCCGATCGTCGGGCGCGACTGA
- the tatC gene encoding twin-arginine translocase subunit TatC — protein sequence MSEDHDEIDASRAPLLEHLIELRRRLLYCIIAIALGFGVSMYFSESIFGFLAKPLLAAGQGKLVYTEIFEAFFVQVKVAFFASVMIAFPVIANQLWQFVAPGLYRKEKRALLPFLLATPVLFLMGAAMAYYIAIPMALHFLLGFDGVVGGVRREALPAIGNYLSFIMQFLFAFGLAFLLPVLLMLLERAGIVTRKQLIGARRYAIVAATAVAAVLTPPDLMSQVLLAVPLIILYELAIIGIWFTERSRSKQAAVEDADATA from the coding sequence ATGAGCGAGGATCATGACGAGATCGACGCCAGCCGCGCGCCCCTGCTCGAACATCTGATCGAGCTGCGCCGCCGCCTGCTCTATTGCATCATCGCGATCGCGCTGGGCTTCGGCGTGTCGATGTATTTTTCGGAATCGATCTTCGGCTTCCTGGCCAAGCCGCTCTTGGCGGCGGGGCAGGGCAAGCTGGTCTATACCGAGATTTTCGAGGCGTTTTTCGTCCAGGTGAAGGTCGCCTTCTTCGCCTCGGTGATGATCGCCTTTCCGGTGATCGCGAACCAGCTTTGGCAGTTCGTGGCACCGGGGCTGTATCGCAAGGAAAAGCGCGCGCTGTTGCCCTTCCTGCTGGCGACGCCGGTGCTGTTCCTGATGGGCGCGGCGATGGCCTATTACATCGCCATCCCGATGGCGCTGCACTTCCTGCTGGGCTTTGACGGCGTGGTCGGCGGCGTGCGGCGAGAGGCCTTGCCCGCGATCGGCAATTACCTGTCCTTCATCATGCAGTTCCTGTTCGCCTTCGGCCTGGCGTTTCTGCTGCCGGTGCTGCTGATGCTGCTGGAGCGCGCGGGGATCGTGACGCGCAAGCAACTGATCGGTGCGCGGCGCTATGCGATCGTCGCGGCGACGGCGGTCGCGGCGGTGCTGACCCCGCCCGACCTGATGTCGCAGGTGCTGCTCGCGGTGCCGCTGATCATCCTGTACGAGCTGGCGATCATCGGTATCTGGTTCACCGAGCGGTCGCGGTCGAAACAGGCCGCGGTCGAGGATGCCGACGCGACGGCGTGA